In Humulus lupulus chromosome 6, drHumLupu1.1, whole genome shotgun sequence, a single genomic region encodes these proteins:
- the LOC133784785 gene encoding protein app1-like: MAFNNRFTLVLFIALAFMSIDIGLATRNLLQATGPPSIPNLPKPNMPSIPSLPQPNFPTLPTGLTLPPLQTLPIGPTIPKLSFPPLPSVTSLPNMPTIPIPTTIPTTMPSIPFLAPPPSST; the protein is encoded by the coding sequence ATGGCATTCAACAATCGCTTCACCTTAGTTTTGTTCATTGCTCTTGCCTTTATGAGCATTGATATTGGGCTTGCAACTCGTAATCTTCTCCAAGCAACAGGCCCACCAAGTATCCCAAATTTACCAAAGCCCAATATGCCTTCTATACCATCACTCCCACAGCCCAACTTTCCAACTCTGCCCACTGGGCTAACTTTGCCTCCACTTCAAACCCTACCCATTGGGCCCACTATTCCAAAGCTCAGCTTCCCACCTCTGCCAAGTGTAACCTCACTTCCAAACATGCCCACAATCCCAATTCCAACCACAATTCCAACCACAATGCCCTCCATTCCATTCCTAGCCCCACCACCATCTTCTACTTGA